The Aureitalea marina genome includes a window with the following:
- a CDS encoding proprotein convertase P-domain-containing protein has protein sequence MKKITFLLILLTGFAGFSQANDLCVNAEVITGDGTIMGDATGATQTGPRCNPNADNEVWYTFTDTSGTGSMVTLSTCGTAFDTVLEVYSGSCAALNCEADNDDFCGLQSEVTFMTDGSSDYYITVADWGGFGGAGPFTLDVAGFPGAPIGNPPIISCPMNIVVDTDTAECGAVVNFSDATAIDVEDGPLTTTQTMGPVSGSLFPTGDTIIEFEVTDSDMNIVTCQFTITVNDTEDPVAVCQDITIELDAVTGMAMITPMDVDGGSNDNCSIDTMTLDIDTFDCSNIGANTVTLTVTDPSGNSAQCSATVTIEDNTAPNIVCIGQPAAVTDFASVTPGLGIDPPDSVSSVITLGADETITDLNVVLDVSHTWVGDLQITLQSPAGTTVQLFDGSVQDCLNDDILATFDDEASVLGDDECNPGPAVSGMVIPTDALSAFDGESTLGDWTLTITDTFIGFDSGVLNEWGVEYTYDVPATPLDVILDASGMATIDASDLILVIDDNCGTSVTVGGDVNPCEQNNPSNAFENGAIKDPASGFRAANDLVVSMGSDFELTGITANLFHEVGATMASVDFFFYEDASGVPGAQIGSQLGVVPTAQAVVGSNFGFDVSEVSFDLAPFTFASDPGSDTTYWIAMICSSSTAGLTAWEMTSASIQGNETLSSSDGVNWTAVGGGGFDGVYTFSGNCITPVESTISFDCSQLGQNQVNVTVTDAAGNEATCTATVNVIDETAPIITCGPQDQPVSASSSPGTAIPDSDPAGITDVINIAEDQTLNNLTVDLNITHTWVGDLIVTLQSPEGTTVTLVDRIGADGGGFGCSDADLDVTIDDTAASPLEDACTGGGPITGTFTGIDALSAFNGENAQGDWILTVSDNAGGDTGEITSWGINYLTPPTTTEVIIELDENGEAEIDAFDIISSVDEACGISTSAVDIDEFTCADIGTPIVVTAFVSDASGNIAACSATVLVVDNLVPVLTCPEDQTVDPGTDSLFYTVPDYFGNGEATVSDNCTDPITITTQDPAPGTELPDGVYTVTLTAEDENGNVATCSFELTVESILGTNNNPFDVGISVYPNPAVNNITIDNRTGVNLESVMIFDMNGRTVINQSLNNMAQGQRTIDVSALASGVYMVQIQGNDQTAVKRLIKQ, from the coding sequence ATGAAAAAAATTACATTTTTATTAATCCTGCTTACTGGTTTCGCGGGTTTTTCCCAGGCAAATGACCTCTGCGTCAATGCCGAGGTGATCACCGGTGACGGTACTATCATGGGTGACGCTACCGGAGCAACTCAAACCGGGCCGCGATGCAACCCCAATGCTGATAATGAGGTATGGTACACTTTTACTGATACCTCTGGCACAGGTAGTATGGTCACCCTTAGTACTTGTGGCACCGCTTTTGACACTGTTCTGGAAGTTTATTCCGGATCATGTGCAGCGCTTAACTGTGAAGCAGACAACGATGATTTTTGCGGACTTCAATCTGAGGTAACCTTTATGACTGACGGTTCCTCAGACTACTACATAACCGTTGCTGATTGGGGCGGATTTGGTGGAGCCGGACCTTTCACGCTGGATGTAGCAGGCTTCCCTGGTGCGCCCATTGGTAACCCACCTATCATTTCGTGCCCAATGAATATTGTTGTTGACACGGACACCGCCGAGTGTGGTGCCGTTGTGAACTTCTCTGATGCCACGGCAATCGATGTGGAAGATGGCCCACTGACCACTACACAAACAATGGGTCCTGTATCAGGTAGCCTGTTCCCTACAGGTGATACTATTATCGAATTTGAAGTTACCGACAGTGACATGAATATTGTTACTTGTCAGTTTACAATTACTGTAAACGATACGGAAGACCCTGTTGCAGTTTGTCAGGACATAACAATTGAGCTTGATGCCGTTACGGGCATGGCCATGATCACACCAATGGATGTAGATGGCGGTTCTAATGATAACTGTTCTATTGACACCATGACACTGGACATCGACACCTTCGATTGTTCTAACATTGGTGCTAACACGGTTACATTGACGGTTACTGACCCTTCAGGAAATTCCGCTCAGTGTAGTGCGACAGTAACAATTGAAGACAATACTGCTCCAAACATTGTATGTATCGGACAGCCTGCAGCGGTTACCGATTTTGCTTCTGTTACTCCAGGTCTAGGTATCGACCCTCCTGATTCTGTCAGCAGCGTTATAACTCTAGGCGCCGATGAGACCATTACCGATCTCAATGTAGTTCTGGATGTAAGCCACACTTGGGTTGGTGATCTGCAGATCACACTTCAATCTCCTGCCGGTACAACGGTTCAACTCTTTGACGGAAGCGTACAGGATTGTCTCAATGACGATATCCTCGCTACTTTCGATGATGAAGCCAGCGTACTAGGTGACGACGAGTGTAACCCAGGACCTGCCGTTAGCGGTATGGTGATACCAACTGATGCCCTATCGGCCTTTGACGGCGAAAGCACCTTAGGTGACTGGACCCTGACCATTACTGATACCTTCATTGGTTTTGATTCCGGAGTCCTGAATGAGTGGGGAGTTGAATACACTTATGACGTACCAGCCACTCCATTGGATGTTATTTTGGATGCCTCTGGTATGGCAACAATTGACGCCTCTGATCTTATTCTCGTTATAGACGACAACTGTGGTACTTCAGTCACTGTTGGTGGAGATGTGAATCCATGTGAGCAAAACAACCCAAGTAACGCCTTCGAAAATGGCGCCATCAAGGATCCAGCTTCTGGATTCCGTGCAGCTAACGACCTGGTAGTTTCTATGGGAAGTGATTTCGAACTAACTGGTATCACAGCCAACTTGTTCCACGAAGTAGGAGCGACTATGGCCTCTGTTGACTTCTTCTTCTACGAAGATGCAAGCGGAGTACCTGGTGCTCAGATCGGAAGTCAATTGGGTGTTGTGCCTACTGCTCAGGCTGTCGTTGGAAGTAACTTCGGATTTGATGTTAGTGAAGTGAGCTTCGATTTGGCCCCATTCACATTTGCCAGTGATCCTGGTTCCGATACGACTTATTGGATCGCAATGATCTGTTCTTCTTCTACCGCAGGACTGACTGCTTGGGAGATGACTTCAGCTTCTATTCAGGGTAATGAGACCCTTAGCTCTTCTGACGGAGTTAACTGGACAGCTGTTGGAGGTGGTGGATTTGACGGAGTATATACCTTCTCTGGTAACTGCATCACTCCAGTTGAGTCAACCATCAGCTTTGACTGTTCACAACTGGGTCAGAACCAAGTGAACGTAACAGTTACTGATGCTGCTGGAAACGAAGCTACTTGTACAGCTACTGTTAACGTCATTGACGAAACTGCTCCGATTATCACTTGTGGACCTCAGGATCAGCCTGTAAGCGCAAGCAGCTCTCCAGGTACCGCTATCCCAGATAGCGACCCTGCAGGAATCACCGATGTGATCAACATTGCAGAAGATCAAACACTCAATAACCTGACGGTCGATCTGAACATCACCCACACCTGGGTTGGTGACCTGATCGTTACCCTGCAATCTCCAGAAGGTACTACAGTAACCCTGGTAGACCGTATCGGTGCTGATGGTGGTGGATTCGGATGTTCTGATGCTGACCTGGATGTCACTATCGATGATACCGCTGCCAGCCCACTGGAAGATGCTTGTACTGGAGGAGGACCGATCACTGGTACCTTTACCGGTATTGATGCACTGTCAGCTTTCAACGGTGAGAACGCCCAAGGTGACTGGATCCTGACGGTATCTGATAACGCTGGTGGAGATACTGGGGAGATCACCAGCTGGGGAATCAATTACCTGACGCCTCCAACTACTACTGAAGTGATCATCGAACTCGATGAGAACGGAGAAGCTGAGATCGATGCATTTGATATCATCTCTTCTGTAGATGAGGCTTGTGGTATCTCTACCTCGGCTGTAGACATTGACGAGTTCACTTGTGCCGATATCGGTACGCCTATCGTCGTGACTGCTTTCGTTAGCGATGCCAGTGGTAATATCGCAGCTTGTTCAGCTACTGTATTGGTAGTGGACAACCTGGTGCCAGTACTGACCTGTCCTGAAGACCAAACTGTCGATCCAGGTACAGACTCGCTGTTCTACACGGTGCCAGATTACTTCGGTAATGGTGAGGCTACAGTTTCTGATAACTGTACAGATCCGATCACGATCACAACGCAAGATCCAGCTCCAGGTACTGAACTGCCTGATGGTGTCTACACTGTGACCCTGACCGCTGAAGATGAAAACGGTAACGTAGCTACCTGTTCCTTCGAACTGACTGTTGAAAGTATCCTGGGTACGAACAACAACCCATTCGATGTAGGTATTAGCGTTTATCCTAACCCTGCCGTGAATAACATCACCATCGATAACAGAACAGGTGTTAACCTGGAGTCGGTGATGATCTTCGATATGAACGGTAGAACTGTGATCAACCAATCACTGAATAATATGGCCCAAGGACAACGAACAATCGATGTCTCTGCACTGGCCTCCGGTGTATACATGGTTCAGATCCAAGGAAACGACCAAACAGCTGTCAAGAGACTGATCAAGCAATAA
- a CDS encoding proprotein convertase P-domain-containing protein: MKKITLLCLSMLAIVCTAQAQVRGDNPTRLDRNATSGLSILTEATGALSTPTPNAGRMITCDGVLPDYVNTTLNGFGVASQIFPDFGNATLQSADDFVPTDDSIMCEVDIVGIFFGGGFTLDDPAISIRFTVYEDAGGEPGAVFYTEDFPGSIAGPNNPSFTLSPTGVPVLTGGTTYWMSVQAIMPFGGFGQWGWANATDGNGNVWQFQDPDSLISGPCVTWGDGAADCGIGSAPDLYMEVSFNALVGTPPVISCPMDITVDNDADACGAIVNFTAASAIDLEDGPLTPVQIEGPPTGSFFSTGSTLITYEAVDSDGNIVRCSFNVTVNDTQAPDAVCQDITVELDAVTGMVMISPMDVDGGSSDNCSIDTMTLDIDTFDCSSIGANTVTLTVTDASGNSAQCSATVTIADNTAPMITCIGQPTTAMDSESAAPGAAIPDNDPAGLSNVITIGADETIVDLDVQLNVTHTWVGDLIVTLESPAGTTITLMDRPGFVDSGFGCSADDVDAIFDDEASNPVEDECGVPGIGGMVIPQEALTAFDGESTLGDWTLTISDNAGGDTGTLDSWTLLYSYDVPGTPLDVVLDASGMATIDASDLILVIDDNCGTSVTVGGDVNPCEQNNPSNAFENGAIKDPASGFRAANDLVVSMGSDFELTGITANLFHEVGATMASVDFFFYEDASGVPGAQIGSQLGVVPTAQAVVGSNFGFDVSEVSFDLAPFTFASDPGSDTTYWIAMICSSSTAGLTAWEMTSASIQGNETLSSSDGVNWTAVGGGGFDGVYTFSGNCITPVESTISFDCSQLGQNQVNVTVTDAAGNEATCTATVNVIDETAPIITCGPQDQPVSASSSPGTAIPDSDPAGITDVINIAEDQTLNNLTVDLNITHTWVGDLIVTLQSPEGTTVTLVDRIGADGGGFGCSDADLDVTIDDTAASPLEDACTGGGPITGTFTGIDALSAFNGENAQGDWILTVSDNAGGDTGEITSWGINYLTPPTTTEVIIELDENGEAEIDAFDIISSVDEACGISTSAVDIDEFTCADIGTPIVVTAFVSDASGNIAACSATVLVVDNLVPVLTCPEDQTVDPGTDSLFYTVPDYFGNGEATVSDNCTDPITITTQDPAPGTELPDGVYTVTLTAEDENGNVATCSFELTVESILGTNNNPFDVGISVYPNPAVNNITIDNRTGVNLESVMIFDMNGRTVINQSLNNMAQGQRTIDVSALASGVYMVQIQGNDQTAVKRLIKQ; this comes from the coding sequence ATGAAAAAAATTACGCTGTTGTGTTTATCCATGCTAGCGATAGTGTGTACGGCACAAGCTCAAGTCAGAGGTGACAATCCTACCAGACTTGACAGAAATGCGACATCAGGGCTTTCGATCTTGACCGAAGCAACTGGTGCTCTCTCAACACCAACTCCCAATGCGGGTCGTATGATTACTTGCGACGGAGTTCTTCCCGATTATGTGAATACCACATTAAACGGTTTTGGCGTTGCGAGCCAAATCTTTCCGGATTTCGGAAACGCGACACTTCAAAGTGCCGACGATTTTGTTCCTACTGACGACTCCATCATGTGTGAAGTCGACATCGTAGGGATCTTTTTCGGAGGAGGTTTTACGCTAGATGATCCAGCCATCAGTATCCGTTTTACGGTTTACGAAGATGCGGGTGGAGAACCAGGAGCGGTATTTTACACCGAAGATTTCCCTGGGTCCATAGCCGGACCTAATAATCCGTCGTTTACCCTTTCTCCAACGGGCGTCCCAGTTTTGACTGGTGGAACTACCTATTGGATGAGTGTTCAAGCGATTATGCCATTTGGCGGTTTTGGACAATGGGGTTGGGCTAACGCCACGGATGGAAACGGAAATGTTTGGCAATTCCAAGATCCTGATTCTCTAATCAGCGGACCATGTGTCACTTGGGGTGATGGTGCTGCTGATTGTGGAATAGGGTCTGCTCCAGACCTCTACATGGAAGTCTCTTTCAACGCTTTAGTAGGGACACCTCCTGTAATTTCCTGTCCGATGGACATCACAGTTGATAACGATGCAGACGCTTGTGGAGCCATCGTAAACTTCACGGCTGCTTCTGCCATTGACCTGGAAGATGGTCCTCTGACACCAGTCCAGATAGAAGGTCCTCCAACAGGAAGCTTCTTCTCTACTGGGTCAACTTTGATCACTTATGAAGCTGTTGATAGTGACGGTAACATCGTAAGGTGTTCCTTCAACGTAACAGTTAATGACACTCAGGCTCCTGATGCCGTTTGCCAAGACATTACTGTTGAGCTTGATGCCGTAACCGGTATGGTTATGATCAGTCCGATGGATGTGGATGGTGGTTCTTCTGATAACTGTTCTATTGACACCATGACACTGGACATCGATACCTTCGATTGTTCCAGCATTGGAGCTAACACGGTTACATTGACAGTTACTGATGCTTCAGGAAATTCTGCTCAGTGCTCTGCCACAGTGACTATCGCGGATAACACCGCACCGATGATCACTTGTATTGGACAGCCGACTACTGCCATGGATAGTGAAAGTGCTGCACCTGGTGCCGCTATTCCTGACAATGACCCAGCAGGTCTTTCTAATGTGATCACTATCGGTGCCGATGAGACCATCGTCGACCTGGATGTCCAGCTTAACGTGACTCACACCTGGGTAGGTGATTTGATCGTTACCTTGGAATCTCCTGCAGGAACCACCATCACCCTGATGGATCGTCCTGGCTTTGTTGATTCCGGATTCGGATGTTCTGCAGACGATGTAGATGCAATCTTTGACGATGAAGCCAGTAATCCGGTAGAAGACGAATGTGGTGTACCAGGTATTGGTGGCATGGTGATCCCTCAGGAAGCACTTACAGCCTTTGATGGAGAAAGCACTCTGGGAGACTGGACCCTGACCATTTCGGATAATGCCGGTGGAGATACCGGTACATTAGACAGCTGGACGTTGCTTTATTCCTACGATGTTCCTGGAACTCCACTTGATGTAGTGTTGGATGCCTCTGGTATGGCAACTATTGACGCCTCTGATCTTATCCTCGTTATAGACGACAACTGTGGTACTTCAGTCACTGTTGGTGGAGATGTGAATCCATGTGAGCAAAACAACCCAAGTAACGCCTTCGAAAATGGCGCCATCAAGGATCCAGCTTCTGGATTCCGTGCAGCCAACGACCTGGTAGTTTCTATGGGAAGTGATTTCGAACTAACTGGTATCACAGCCAACTTGTTCCACGAAGTAGGAGCGACTATGGCCTCTGTTGACTTCTTCTTCTACGAAGATGCAAGCGGAGTACCTGGTGCTCAGATCGGAAGTCAATTGGGTGTTGTGCCTACTGCTCAGGCTGTCGTTGGAAGTAACTTCGGATTTGATGTTAGTGAAGTGAGCTTCGATTTGGCCCCATTCACATTTGCCAGTGATCCTGGTTCCGATACGACTTATTGGATCGCAATGATCTGTTCTTCTTCTACCGCAGGACTGACTGCTTGGGAGATGACTTCAGCTTCTATTCAGGGTAATGAGACCCTTAGCTCTTCTGACGGAGTTAACTGGACAGCTGTTGGAGGTGGTGGATTTGACGGAGTATATACCTTCTCTGGTAACTGCATCACTCCAGTTGAGTCAACCATCAGCTTTGACTGTTCACAACTGGGTCAGAACCAAGTGAACGTAACAGTTACTGATGCTGCTGGAAACGAAGCTACTTGTACAGCTACTGTTAACGTCATTGACGAAACTGCTCCGATTATCACTTGTGGACCTCAGGATCAGCCTGTAAGCGCAAGCAGCTCTCCAGGTACCGCTATCCCAGATAGCGACCCTGCAGGAATCACCGATGTGATCAACATTGCAGAAGATCAAACACTCAATAACCTGACGGTCGATCTGAACATCACCCACACCTGGGTTGGTGACCTGATCGTTACCCTGCAATCTCCAGAAGGTACTACAGTAACCCTGGTAGACCGTATCGGTGCTGATGGTGGTGGATTCGGATGTTCTGATGCTGACCTGGATGTCACTATCGATGATACCGCTGCCAGCCCACTGGAAGATGCTTGTACTGGAGGAGGACCGATCACTGGTACCTTTACCGGTATTGATGCACTGTCAGCTTTCAACGGTGAGAACGCCCAAGGTGACTGGATCCTGACGGTATCTGATAACGCTGGTGGAGATACTGGGGAGATCACCAGCTGGGGAATCAATTACCTGACGCCTCCAACTACTACTGAAGTGATCATCGAACTCGATGAGAACGGAGAAGCTGAGATCGATGCATTTGATATCATCTCTTCTGTAGATGAGGCTTGTGGTATCTCTACCTCGGCTGTAGACATTGACGAGTTCACTTGTGCCGATATCGGTACGCCTATCGTCGTGACTGCTTTCGTTAGCGATGCCAGTGGTAATATCGCAGCTTGTTCAGCTACTGTATTGGTAGTGGACAACCTGGTGCCAGTACTGACCTGTCCTGAAGACCAAACTGTCGATCCAGGTACAGACTCGCTGTTCTACACGGTGCCAGATTACTTCGGTAATGGTGAGGCTACAGTTTCTGATAACTGTACAGATCCGATCACGATCACAACGCAAGATCCAGCTCCAGGTACTGAACTGCCTGATGGTGTCTACACTGTGACCCTGACCGCTGAAGATGAAAACGGTAACGTAGCTACCTGTTCCTTCGAACTGACTGTTGAAAGTATCCTGGGTACGAACAACAACCCATTCGATGTAGGTATTAGCGTTTATCCTAACCCTGCCGTGAATAACATCACCATCGATAACAGAACAGGTGTTAACCTGGAGTCGGTGATGATCTTCGATATGAACGGTAGAACTGTGATCAACCAATCACTGAATAATATGGCCCAAGGACAACGAACAATCGATGTCTCTGCACTGGCCTCCGGTGTATACATGGTTCAGATCCAAGGAAACGACCAAACAGCTGTCAAGAGACTGATCAAGCAATAA
- the pheS gene encoding phenylalanine--tRNA ligase subunit alpha, producing MIDQINKHIDAVKEFATTEKAQLEEFRVKYLGKKGLLNEFFAQFKLVEPADKKAYGQAINSLKKAAEEKVKELRTKLESSDQTQGQYGDLTRPGEAIEIGANHPITQVKNRVIEIFSRVGFNVSEGPEIEDDWHNFSALNLPEHHPARDMQDTFFIQRDPDILLRTHTSSVQVRYMEEHKPPIRTISPGRVYRNEAISARSHCFFHQVEGLYVDEDVSFADLKQTLQYFTTEMFGKSKIRLRPSYFPFTEPSAEVDVYWGLETETDYKMTKGTGWLEIMGCGMVDPAVLDNCGIDSSRYSGFAFGMGIDRIALLLHQIPDIRMFSENDIRFLEQFKRIN from the coding sequence ATGATCGACCAGATTAATAAACACATAGATGCGGTAAAGGAGTTTGCGACTACAGAGAAAGCTCAACTGGAGGAGTTCCGGGTAAAATACCTTGGAAAAAAAGGATTGTTGAATGAGTTCTTTGCTCAGTTCAAATTGGTCGAACCAGCCGATAAAAAGGCTTATGGACAGGCCATAAATAGTCTGAAGAAAGCCGCAGAAGAAAAGGTCAAGGAGCTCAGAACCAAGTTGGAGTCCTCAGATCAGACCCAGGGTCAATATGGGGATCTTACCCGTCCCGGTGAGGCCATCGAGATAGGGGCAAACCACCCAATTACTCAGGTGAAGAATCGGGTCATCGAGATCTTTTCCAGGGTTGGATTCAATGTTTCAGAAGGGCCTGAGATCGAGGACGATTGGCACAATTTTTCGGCCTTGAACCTCCCAGAACATCATCCTGCCAGGGACATGCAGGACACTTTCTTTATTCAGCGTGACCCGGATATACTGCTCAGGACCCATACCTCTTCTGTGCAGGTCAGGTATATGGAGGAACACAAACCTCCTATCAGGACCATATCACCAGGTAGAGTATATAGGAATGAAGCCATTTCGGCCCGCTCGCATTGTTTCTTTCATCAGGTTGAAGGGCTATATGTGGATGAGGATGTCAGTTTTGCCGATCTCAAGCAAACACTACAATATTTTACTACCGAGATGTTTGGCAAGTCCAAGATCAGACTTCGTCCTTCCTACTTTCCATTTACTGAGCCTAGTGCGGAAGTTGACGTGTATTGGGGCTTGGAGACAGAAACCGATTACAAGATGACAAAAGGTACCGGTTGGCTGGAGATTATGGGTTGTGGTATGGTAGATCCTGCCGTACTTGACAACTGTGGTATTGATTCCTCTCGCTACAGTGGCTTTGCCTTTGGAATGGGGATTGATCGTATCGCCCTTCTTCTGCATCAGATTCCCGATATCCGTATGTTCAGCGAGAACGATATTCGTTTCCTAGAGCAGTTCAAGCGGATCAACTAA
- a CDS encoding CvpA family protein: protein MGLLDIGLIALLIIAFISGARKGLFVALASFIGLVVGIYCALYFSDYIGDYLIEWFEWDSTTTNAVAFGITFLTVLIVISMAGKVLTKIANLAFLGTLNKLLGGFFEVLAMAFILSVIFMLINAWDSTEDLISDESKAESKLYEPIESIAPRILPFILNEVDELQEEVPSLGGEQQAAR, encoded by the coding sequence ATGGGACTACTGGATATCGGACTAATCGCCTTGTTGATCATCGCTTTTATTTCCGGAGCCCGAAAAGGGTTATTTGTTGCCTTGGCATCATTCATCGGATTAGTTGTTGGTATTTACTGTGCCTTGTATTTCTCGGACTATATCGGGGACTACCTCATTGAGTGGTTTGAATGGGATAGCACGACCACCAATGCAGTTGCATTCGGAATTACATTTCTGACGGTATTGATCGTGATCTCCATGGCTGGAAAAGTGCTGACCAAGATCGCCAACCTGGCCTTTTTGGGAACACTCAACAAATTGTTGGGAGGCTTCTTTGAAGTATTGGCCATGGCCTTTATCTTAAGCGTTATCTTCATGCTGATCAATGCCTGGGATTCTACAGAGGATCTGATTTCTGACGAAAGCAAGGCCGAATCCAAGCTTTATGAGCCCATTGAGTCCATCGCACCAAGGATACTACCCTTTATTCTAAACGAAGTGGACGAATTGCAGGAAGAAGTCCCATCATTGGGAGGAGAACAGCAAGCAGCACGCTAG
- a CDS encoding SulP family inorganic anion transporter: MFKGLFSNPRGDIFGGVTAGIVALPLALAFGVQSGLGPSAGLYGAIFIGFFASFFGGTNTQISGPTAPMTAVSMIVIAGIITANDGDVAKALPYILLVFLLSGLMQIALGMAGVGRYIKYIPYPVVSGFMTAIGVIILITQALPLLGYYTSDDTEYISEFKPEAEEVLLDKILKDEAGEGILVLEDFKETVERAEDITEDEIMTEAVTLAKNDSSGVIGAIRTLPRALARANWIEALLALLTIGIIYGFRRITTKIPSTLVALLVVSVGAYLLGVNYSPIEQIPSGFPSFQIEMFTGFRLSQVSPYVFTALTLAFLGAIDSLLTSVVADNMTKTRHRPNQELIGQGIGNSIAAVFGGIPGAGATIRTVVNIRAGASTRLSGMIAAVLLLSILLVLGPIASRIPAAVLAGILITVGIGVMDYKGLKAIPKMPLNEVVIMLTVLILSVFWNLVYAVGIGLVLASLIFMKKIGDLTAAQSKVVQLDISEEMSLPWNDEFNIPEELQGKVFIKRLNGPLFFGYTSDFQRLVSDISPEAQYVIIRMGQVPYMDQSGLYAMEEVLLLLNRLGVTTILEGLREQPKLMMSSIEMIPDLVAEEYLFSSFNEAMVFIRDRVEV, encoded by the coding sequence ATGTTTAAAGGGCTTTTCAGTAACCCTCGGGGAGATATCTTCGGTGGGGTTACAGCCGGAATAGTAGCGCTACCATTGGCACTAGCCTTCGGGGTTCAATCAGGACTAGGCCCGAGTGCAGGTTTGTATGGAGCTATCTTTATCGGCTTCTTCGCCTCTTTCTTCGGAGGTACCAATACGCAGATATCCGGACCTACGGCACCGATGACGGCAGTTTCTATGATCGTTATAGCTGGAATTATTACGGCTAACGACGGGGATGTTGCCAAGGCGCTGCCCTATATATTATTGGTATTCTTACTGTCTGGATTGATGCAGATCGCTCTAGGGATGGCGGGAGTTGGTCGATATATCAAGTATATTCCATACCCGGTAGTTTCTGGTTTTATGACGGCTATTGGGGTGATCATTCTCATAACCCAAGCCTTGCCCTTATTGGGGTATTATACCAGCGATGACACCGAGTACATTAGCGAATTCAAACCGGAGGCTGAGGAGGTATTGCTCGATAAGATTCTTAAGGACGAGGCTGGAGAGGGGATCCTTGTACTTGAAGATTTCAAAGAAACTGTTGAACGCGCCGAGGATATCACAGAAGATGAAATTATGACAGAGGCAGTCACACTGGCAAAGAATGACAGTTCGGGAGTCATTGGTGCTATCAGGACATTACCCAGGGCCTTGGCCAGGGCTAATTGGATAGAGGCTCTTTTGGCCCTGCTAACTATTGGGATCATCTATGGTTTCCGGCGAATAACCACTAAGATTCCCTCTACCTTGGTCGCCCTTTTGGTAGTCTCGGTCGGAGCTTATCTACTTGGAGTCAATTATAGTCCCATTGAGCAAATCCCAAGTGGTTTTCCCTCTTTCCAGATCGAGATGTTCACCGGTTTTCGGCTCAGCCAGGTGTCACCTTATGTGTTTACGGCCCTCACACTGGCCTTTCTAGGAGCCATAGATTCCTTGTTGACTTCCGTGGTGGCCGACAACATGACCAAGACCAGGCACAGGCCGAACCAGGAACTGATCGGTCAAGGGATCGGGAATAGTATTGCTGCTGTGTTTGGAGGTATTCCGGGTGCAGGAGCGACCATCAGGACAGTGGTCAATATTCGGGCAGGGGCGTCTACGCGCTTATCCGGAATGATTGCCGCTGTATTGCTCCTATCGATACTACTGGTACTTGGACCCATTGCTTCCAGAATCCCTGCCGCTGTACTGGCAGGTATTCTGATTACGGTAGGAATTGGGGTAATGGACTATAAAGGGCTAAAGGCCATACCCAAAATGCCACTCAATGAAGTGGTTATCATGCTCACTGTTCTTATCTTATCCGTGTTCTGGAATCTGGTCTATGCCGTGGGGATTGGACTTGTGCTGGCTTCCCTGATCTTTATGAAGAAGATAGGAGATCTTACCGCTGCTCAGTCTAAGGTTGTGCAGTTGGATATTTCGGAAGAGATGTCCCTGCCTTGGAACGACGAGTTCAACATTCCTGAAGAACTGCAGGGAAAAGTTTTTATTAAACGCTTGAATGGCCCCCTGTTCTTTGGATATACCAGTGACTTTCAACGACTAGTCAGTGATATCTCGCCGGAAGCCCAATATGTGATTATCAGGATGGGTCAGGTACCGTATATGGATCAATCCGGACTCTACGCGATGGAAGAGGTATTACTTCTTCTCAACAGACTGGGAGTTACAACTATTTTAGAAGGCCTCAGGGAACAACCAAAGCTTATGATGAGTAGTATTGAAATGATACCCGACCTGGTCGCAGAGGAATACCTATTCTCCAGCTTCAATGAAGCAATGGTATTTATAAGAGACCGAGTGGAGGTTTAA